AAAGAAAGGAGTAAATTAacggagagagggaggggacgACACCGGCGGGGAAAACTTGCGACGACGGCAcgcaaggaagaagaagaagacggcaCAAAAGTTTggagggaagggaaggaatTAGCCGCCATGCCCTCAAGAAGAGCCCGCTGCTTGGTGCGGCGCGCAGTTCTCGCCGCCGGGGGCGAGCCCCATCTCTAtgtcctgctgctgctgaggggGCGACGACGAGCCGCCACACCCGAGAAGCCGCCGCAGCCCAATCACGCCAGAAGCCGGCGGCGCTTCTGCctgtgccgccgccgtcgtcaccAAGGCCGgcagctgcggctgcggctgggCGCGGCCGGTGCTGACGTCATCCTGCGACCCGAAGAAGAGGACGTTGGTGGGGAAGTTGGGGGAGTCCGGGTCGGCCTCGGGCGCGTGcacgggcgccggcgggagcggcggGGAGTCGACGGCGGGGCAGCGGCAGAGCGGGCAGGTGGAGTGGGACTTGAGCCACATGTCGACGCAGTCGACGTGGAAGCCATGGCCGCAGCGGGGCAGCACGCGGGCCGTGTCCCCGGGTGCCAGCTCGGTGATGCACACGGCGCAGTCCGTGGCGGCGTCCCCCTTGGAGACCTCCTTCTTGGGCAGGGACGCCATGGAGGCGTCGTCCAGGCCTCCGTCGTAGAACCAGAgagcggcgccggaggagggggAAGAGGAGTCCGTggtggcgggggaggaggagccgcaGAACAAGTACCGCAGGTGCGCGAggacgccgctgccggggggaggaggcggggagcTTGCTCTGGCGGAGGAGCGCTTGGCGCAGAGGCAGATGTAGAAGCAGAGCAcgaaggagaggaagatggccgccaccgccgccagcatcgtcgccgccgccgccaccgtcgaaGCCGTCACCGCCATCGAAAAGAATTCCTCTTCGCCTTTAATCGGCGGCCGTCGCTTCGCTTCTCCCCTGACGCAAACTTGGTGGAGTCCAGGAGAGCCGCCGTCGTCCTGGGGCGGAAAGCTTGTTTGCAGGCGTGCTTCGTGGTGAGTAATATATTTTGATTTGAATTGGGAGCggcggctggctggctggctggagTTGAGTTGAATTGGAACTGAAGTGCGCCGGGGGGCTGGAGAATGATGATGGGATTATAGCGTGATGGAGCGGCGTGGCGCTACTTATACGGAAGGCGTCCGTGGGATTGGGATAAGAGGGCGAGGGGGTTTTGGTGAGCGAACAGAACAGTGGAGGGAAAGGCGAGATGGCGACCGATT
This is a stretch of genomic DNA from Brachypodium distachyon strain Bd21 chromosome 1, Brachypodium_distachyon_v3.0, whole genome shotgun sequence. It encodes these proteins:
- the LOC100833945 gene encoding E3 ubiquitin-protein ligase EL5; protein product: MAVTASTVAAAATMLAAVAAIFLSFVLCFYICLCAKRSSARASSPPPPPGSGVLAHLRYLFCGSSSPATTDSSSPSSGAALWFYDGGLDDASMASLPKKEVSKGDAATDCAVCITELAPGDTARVLPRCGHGFHVDCVDMWLKSHSTCPLCRCPAVDSPPLPPAPVHAPEADPDSPNFPTNVLFFGSQDDVSTGRAQPQPQLPALVTTAAAQAEAPPASGVIGLRRLLGCGGSSSPPQQQQDIEMGLAPGGENCAPHQAAGSS